One Bythopirellula goksoeyrii genomic window, GACATGAGGGACCTCCAAGAAAATATGGGGGTTAAAAAAGACCCGAGCAACCGACCCTTCTCGTCTTGAGACGCATCAACACCAGCTATGGATGCAACTGAGGGGGAAACGCTCCTAGCATGGGATGCTGGAGCCTAATTGGGGCAAATCTAACTTATCTTGCTCGCTCCAAAAAGTGCAGTTTCGCGGCCCCCCCCAAGTCCCGCTGCTTTATCGACCGCCGCTACCAACGGCTAAGTTCCGGGGTTTTGGAACGCCGCCGCTGGATATGCGGTGGCTGAAACGTCACGTTTTTGCAAGCATTGGGAACTCAAGATACAATTCTTCAATGGCGACAATCCACAGCCAGTAATCTAATATTCTCTCTTGTTAGTAAACTTTTCGACAAAGTGTTGGATTTGCCACTGCTGGGAGACTCTCGAATTATGCGACTACCCCAGCTACGCTTCTCTTTAAGAAGCCTTTTAATCCTGACAACACTTGTGGCTTTAACCACTTGGTGCATTGTGCGGCCAATCGTGAAGGAGCGACAAAATACACTCTTACTCGAACATCTTAATCAGTCTTGGGAGAAGCAACTCTCAACAACTCATTTGACAGACCTCGAATTAAAAGTTCGTTACGTGACTGGGAAAGTGAGAGGGGAATTGGGAGCGTCCAAGTCGATGAACCCCACTGAATTCCATAGCTTTGTGAAGTCCCTAAATCTTGATAAAAATGTTGACGCAATTGCTGATTTCTCGACTGCATTCAGGTCAGACTTACTAGAGGAACAAAAAGCCTGGACGACCTACCGGCTCAAAATACACGGAGGCGGATTTCGTTTTCAGATCGATGACGATGAATTACCTCCACAATCCCAATACATTCGTCGCAGCACACGAGTAGAACCGGGGGATTTGAGGTACGTTCCCCAATATCTTTTTACCACAGAAAGCACCAGCGTTCTGTACAAGCAGGATTGTGTGGAATTAACATTTGACGGCAAAAGGAATTATCGTCAGCTTTTAGTTGATCCGAAAAATGGTTTTGTCTTCAATTCATTCTTTGAGTCAAAAGTCAAGAAAAATGTGGGAAAAAAGACTCACGAAGTAGTCATTCAGCGGTCGCCAAAAGAGTATCATAGAGGAGTTATTTGGCCTTCGGTGTTCGTCAAGGGTGAATTTAGAGATGGCACTCTCTTTGAATATACGGCATACGTCGTTGAGGAGTCGATTTCTGATGGTTACTAGAGCAACACCAACCTTCGCTAACCTTCCGAGGATTTATCGACGAATGGCACTTAGATCTTCCGCAAGTCGTTGCGTAGAAATGACCTATGCAGAAATGGCCTCTCTTGCGTAGATGGTGTTTATCAACAACCTCATCACCCACAAGGAGGCCCAAGGATGGCCTCTTCTAACCAAGGACGGTTCCAGCAACAGATTAGTTTTCTCAGGCGTCAGTTTTTGCAGGGAGGCGGCGTTCCTTTCGCAGATGTGCTTTCCGAAGCGATTGGGACGCGCTCCGCTTTGTCGAGCTCCACTCGACAGCCGCGTTGCGGCAAACAATTTTGGCGGCAGCTTTTTGCCCAATTTCTGGCACCTTTGACGATCCGTCCTTCAAAGCGTACAAATAAGGGCAGGGCGAACAATCGCGGCTGTGGGTGAGGGGTCTCTGCAATGGGGGCCTTGCGAACCTGGTCAGGGTGGAGACACAGCAGCCATAAGCTAGTGCTTCTTTGTGTGGGGGCCTCTCACCGGCGGTCGCGATTGTTCCTGTTTTTTTCCGCTAAGCTGCCAGCGGCTTTGAGATTTCGATGACTGAGGAAGACCGATCTACGACCACTGGGGCAGATTATGTCGTCGTCGCACGTCGGTATCGCCCCCAGGGCTTCGATGAGCTGATCGGACAACAGCATGTGGCCCAGGCCCTGAAGCGCGCGATTTCCAGCGATCGGGTGGGGCATGCTTATCTTTTCACAGGGGCTCGGGGGGTCGGTAAGACCTCGGCGGCCCGCATCCTGGCTAAGGCCCTCAACTGTGAGCAGGGGCCAACCGCCACTCCGTGCAACGAGTGCGAGATTTGCGAGTCGATTGCCGCTGGTGATGACGTGGATGTCCTCGAAATCGACGGTGCCAGCAATCGCGGCATTGATGAGATTCGGCAGTTGCGGCAGAACGTGGCCGTTCGTCCCAGTCGATCTCGGCTGAAGATCTACATCATCGACGAAGTCCACATGCTCACCAAGGAGGCGTTCAACGCCTTGCTTAAAACGCTCGAAGAACCACCTGAGCATGTGAAATTTATCTTCGCCACGACCGAAGCGAACAAGATCCCGATCACGATCCTTTCGCGCTGTCAGCGGTTCGATTTTGCGGGTATTGAGTCGACGGCGATCCAGGAGCGGCTCGCCCAGATTGCCGAAGCTGAGGGAGTTACCGCCGAACCGGATGCGCTGCAGATTCTTGCCATGCGTGCCGCGGGTTCGATGCGTGATAGCCAATCGCTATTAGAGCAATTGCTTTCCGGAGGGGGCAATGCCATCACCACCGCCGACGTGACCGAGATGCTGGGAATTGCCCCAGCGGCACGGCTGAGTCAGTTGGTGCTCCCCTTGGTAAATCACGATGCCGCGACTGCCTTGGCGGAACTCGATGCCGCGCTTGCCGAGGGGGCAGACGAAAGCCAATTGATTGACCAGCTGCTGGGTTATTTCCGCGATGTGATGACCCAAGCGGTGGGCTGCGACGAAAGCCGCCTGCTCTATGCCTTGCCGAGCCAGTGGCAGGAAGTGCGAGAGATCTCCGAGCAACTGGGAGTTCACACGTTGCTGGCCATAGTACAGGTACTCGACCAGACAGCGGCCCGCATGCGGGTCAGTACTCACTCGCGAACTTTGGCCGAGATGGCAGTGGTGCGGATTTGCCAATTGGAAAACCTCGATGAGTTGGCAACGCTGCTGGAGCAACTCCGTGAGCTTCCCGCTGGGGCACGAGAAATGTCAGGTGGAATAAAAAAAAACGCAACCTCTAGCCAAGCCCGCCCTTCTCGCCCTGCCGCGGTAACGCGTCAGAGTTTGCCCGCACGAGAGACGCCTGCGTCGCCCACGACCGCTCGGCAGGAGTCCGTGGCAGCGGTAGCGGTGGAGAGTGCCCCGTCGAAGGAAATACGTGTCCCCACGGCTGAGAACGTTGAGCAGATTTGGAAACAGGCGCTCGATTCGCTCACCGGCATGGTCGCCGACCAGGCTTCGCATGTGGATGAAGTAACGGCCGATGCAGATGGGCGAATGGTGATCACATTCACCGAGAGCTTCTACCGCGATTGGTGTGAGCGACCCGCGAATCGTGCTCGGTTGGACGCAGCTCTCACAGAAGTCTGTGGACGCAAAGTGCCGTTAGTGTTGCAAGCGACAAAGCGTGATCCCGCGTCTTCAACGTCTGCGCCTCCCCCCTCGCGTCGCCAGAAACAGATGGAGTTAGTTTCTCAGCCGTTTGTGAAAAAGGCCATCGACCTCTTCGACGGCGATACGCAACGACTTAAGTACATTCCGCCGGCTGAAAAGAATTAGATCAGTTGGTAGGCAGTGTCACTGCGATGCGTTGCATCGCGGCTAACAATGAAAGAACTATTCATCAACTGTCAGCATCGTGCTGCCGTAAGACAGGAGTAAATCATGTTCAAAGGACTAGAAAACATTGCCAACTTGGGTGGTCTCATGAAGCAGGCCCAGGAAATGAGTGGCAAAATGAAGCAACTCACCGAGGAGTTGAAAGCCAAGCGAGTTGTCGGCTCTTCGGGGGCCGGACTCGTGGAAGTCGAAGCCAGCGGAACTGGCGAAGTGCTGGCCGTGCGCCTCGATCCCAGTCTCGTTGAAAAGCAAGACCGTGAATTGCTCGAAGACTTGCTTCCAGGTGCCATTAACGATGCTCAGCAGAAGGCAAAGGAACTCTACGCCAGCAAAATGCAAGAACTCACCGGCGGCATGAACATTCCCGGACTCGGCGACATGCTCGGCCAGCTGGGCGATGGGCCTGGGCAAAGTTGACATGACCAGCCTCTTGCTGTCATTTCGAGGTACTCCGAGGAATCTGGCCCGATCCCTCGGAGTACTTCGGGATGACGAAGTGTGAAATCCCGGGCATCCTCAGATACTTACCTCGCAATTTGTCAAGACAGGATTCGTGTCTTGTATCTCGTCGCCAGCATGGTTTGCTGCAAATAGCCCAGATTCTGGGCTATCACACTTTTCGCATTTCTACCGCTCCCAAACCGCAATAATACACTAGAATTGTGGTAGCCCGTCGGAGGGACAAGTTTGACCTTCGAGTAGCAATCACATTATGCTACAGATCGGAGACTTCGGCGGCGCGGACGGTTGAAGCCCCCACGTAATTCCTTGAACTTTAACGAGCAGTTTATTTCATGCGACTTTCATTCGGCCAACAGATGCAGATGGCTCAGAAGCAGGTGCTTGCACCGCGGATGATCCAATCGATGGAGATACTGCAGCTGCCGATCCTTGCTTTGCAGGAACGCATCGAGCAAGAGATGGAAGACAATCCTGTGCTCGACAAGGCAGAGCTGTCTGACGAGTCAACGGAAGTTGACGAGGATGCTTACAATTCGGATGCCCCGACCGAGTCCGAGAAAGAATTGGTTGTCAGAGATGACACCAACAACGAAGACGACTTCGAGCGACTCTTGAACATGTCGGACAATCTGCCCGACGAATACGAGGAGCGTAGCCGCCCCTCGCGTGGACAGATGGAGGCTGAGTCCGACCGACATCACGACGCCATGGCAAACATGGTGTCGCGCCCCGAATCACTTCTGGATTATCTCGATCACCAACTCAGCTGGTTCGACCTTGATGAACCTCTCCGGAAGATGTGCGAGCGAATAATTTACAACCTCGACACGAACGGCTATCTCAAGTCACCGCTAGAGGAACTCATTCCCCCCGCACCAACAGATATCAACGGCGATGCTCAGTCTTGGCGCGCTGAACAACTCAAGATTGCCGAATCGGCACTCGCCATCGTTCAACGACTTGACCCGCCAGGGATCGGTGCGCGCAACCTCAAGGAATGCCTGCTCCTGCAATTGACATCAGGCCTGCTGTTCTACGAAGAATTGCAAGTACTTATCGAAGACCACCTGGAAGACCTGGAGAACAATCGTCTTCCATTGATTGCCAAGAAAACCGGTTTCTCCATCGAAACAATCCAGGAAGCGTGGGAAGACCTGCGAACGCTCAAGCCGAAGCCGGGAGCGGAGTTCAACGAAACCTTCGCCCCCTCGGTAACGCCCGATGTCTATGTCGATCGCAAAGACGAGGGTGGCTATGAGGTCCGCTTGGAAGACACCCAGTTGCCGTCGCTCTACATCAGCAACACTTATCGCAATCTGCTCCAAGATCCCAACACCAACGCCGAAACCCGCGAGTACATCAAACGGAAAGTCAACTCGGCCCAGTGGATCATCGAGGCCATCGAACAAAGGCGAAGTACGCTCACCAAGGTTTCGCAGGCCATCGTCGATCATCAAACAAGCTTCCTCGACAACGGACCCGAACACATAGAACCCCTCAAGATGCAGCAGATTGCCGACAAAGTCGGTGTGCATGTCACCACGGTGAGTCGGGCTGTTGACGACAAATGGATGCAGACCCCGAGAGGAATTTTTCCGCTCAAGCGGTTCTTCGTAGGAGGCACCACTAGTGCTGACGGCGAGGAAGTCGCCTGGGACAAGGTGCGACTCAAATTGCAAGAAATAGTTGACAACGAAGACAAGACCAAACCGCTGAGCGACGATGCTTTGGTCGACGAGCTTGCTAAGGCGGGCATCACCGTCGCACGCCGCACGGTCACCAAGTATCGCAAAGCGATGGATATTCCCAGCAGCCGCCAACGGCGGGACTGGTCGAAGGAAAAGTGAGTTAACCGGTTCGCCACAACGGTTTGATCAGACTACCTGTGGTTTTCTACTACAAGCAAAAACAAGCTTTGCTTCATGCGATCGCTTATTGCATGGGCAATTGCTCGTCCTTCGACGGGTTTTCCACTGCCACAATTGCATCACGTAGGGGTCCTTGCGAAACTTTACGTATTCTCCGCAATATTTGTCTTTAAATGCGAGGGAATGTCGCAAGACCTCCCAGACTACCAACGGACGATTTCTCCTTCATTACTTTTCCAACAGGTCTCACTTTTGAACGGTGGAAAAAGTTTTAGATGGCCGGGCTGTGCGGTAGTTTACTAGCGCCAAAGCTAGTGTATAGTAGTGACCATGAAATGTCCTTTCTGCCGAACTGATAATGATCGCGTGATTGACTCCCGGGCTTGCCAGGATGGGTTTTCCATCCGTCGCCGAAGGGAGTG contains:
- the dnaX gene encoding DNA polymerase III subunit gamma/tau — its product is MTEEDRSTTTGADYVVVARRYRPQGFDELIGQQHVAQALKRAISSDRVGHAYLFTGARGVGKTSAARILAKALNCEQGPTATPCNECEICESIAAGDDVDVLEIDGASNRGIDEIRQLRQNVAVRPSRSRLKIYIIDEVHMLTKEAFNALLKTLEEPPEHVKFIFATTEANKIPITILSRCQRFDFAGIESTAIQERLAQIAEAEGVTAEPDALQILAMRAAGSMRDSQSLLEQLLSGGGNAITTADVTEMLGIAPAARLSQLVLPLVNHDAATALAELDAALAEGADESQLIDQLLGYFRDVMTQAVGCDESRLLYALPSQWQEVREISEQLGVHTLLAIVQVLDQTAARMRVSTHSRTLAEMAVVRICQLENLDELATLLEQLRELPAGAREMSGGIKKNATSSQARPSRPAAVTRQSLPARETPASPTTARQESVAAVAVESAPSKEIRVPTAENVEQIWKQALDSLTGMVADQASHVDEVTADADGRMVITFTESFYRDWCERPANRARLDAALTEVCGRKVPLVLQATKRDPASSTSAPPPSRRQKQMELVSQPFVKKAIDLFDGDTQRLKYIPPAEKN
- a CDS encoding YbaB/EbfC family nucleoid-associated protein, which codes for MFKGLENIANLGGLMKQAQEMSGKMKQLTEELKAKRVVGSSGAGLVEVEASGTGEVLAVRLDPSLVEKQDRELLEDLLPGAINDAQQKAKELYASKMQELTGGMNIPGLGDMLGQLGDGPGQS
- the rpoN gene encoding RNA polymerase factor sigma-54 — its product is MRLSFGQQMQMAQKQVLAPRMIQSMEILQLPILALQERIEQEMEDNPVLDKAELSDESTEVDEDAYNSDAPTESEKELVVRDDTNNEDDFERLLNMSDNLPDEYEERSRPSRGQMEAESDRHHDAMANMVSRPESLLDYLDHQLSWFDLDEPLRKMCERIIYNLDTNGYLKSPLEELIPPAPTDINGDAQSWRAEQLKIAESALAIVQRLDPPGIGARNLKECLLLQLTSGLLFYEELQVLIEDHLEDLENNRLPLIAKKTGFSIETIQEAWEDLRTLKPKPGAEFNETFAPSVTPDVYVDRKDEGGYEVRLEDTQLPSLYISNTYRNLLQDPNTNAETREYIKRKVNSAQWIIEAIEQRRSTLTKVSQAIVDHQTSFLDNGPEHIEPLKMQQIADKVGVHVTTVSRAVDDKWMQTPRGIFPLKRFFVGGTTSADGEEVAWDKVRLKLQEIVDNEDKTKPLSDDALVDELAKAGITVARRTVTKYRKAMDIPSSRQRRDWSKEK